The sequence below is a genomic window from Nostoc flagelliforme CCNUN1.
TGTCCACCTGGATCGGTAGTACGGTTGGGGAAAGAAACTAAATCTACACCATTGGGAATAACTGTAATTTCACTATTGGGGTTGAACTCTTGTAGTTGAATTTTATCTTCTTCTGTTGTCGCAACGATTGCCGAAAACTTAGCGCAGTAGTTTTGCTCATAACGCCGCAAAAGTGGCAGATTAATTTTGTCTCTGAGGGAATTTTCTGAAATTCCTGTTGCTAGTTGGTTGCGACAAGTAGCGTAAACAGAACTATGAATATTAACTATAGTTTTTAGTTGTTTGGGAAAATGTGCTCGCACATAAATTTCATTGACACTATGTTCGCAGGTAATTACATCACATTTCCCTGCTTCCACCCAGTTATCAACCCATGTTTGCATCTCAACTGAGTAGCGGTTGAGTACACTTGGCGGTGTTCCCTGTTGCAGAAATTTACCAAATCGCTGTATTTTCTTCAATATTCCGGTGGTTTGAGAATCTGGCGGGCGTTCAAAAATGGCTAGATGATCCACACAATTGCGTAATCCTGCTACTTCTGCGTCTGTAACATCGCCCTCGCGTTGAGTCACCAGGGTAATACTATGGCGTTGACTCAGGTATTTAAGTAAATTAAATGTCCTGACTTGGGTTCCTCCGCGCGTTGGTGGGTAGGGAAAGGTGGAAGAGAGCATTAAAATGTTCATATAAATGATGAATCAAATGTGATACATATACCATGACCTCATTGAAGGCTGTATGTCATCATTTGATATTGAATAGACTTCACGCGATGTGCAACTTAATTTTTGACCTCACTTCCATTCCTCTCTCCTAAAAGGAGAGAGGCTTTGAGGCTACTCCCCAACGCTAGCAGGGAACGGGCTGGGGGTTAGGTCTTTTTTTATAGTCTACTCAACTGAAAATGTCTCTATGCAAAAGGTCTATTGCATCCAACCGATAATTAGATTACAGATTACAGCATAATCAAACCCAGTCGCACACCCACAGCAACAGCCTCGGTGCGGCTGGAGACACTGAGCTTTTGAAAAATGGATGAGAGATGAAATTTGACGGTATGCTCCGAAATGTGCAAGCTTTTAGCGATCGCTTTATTCCCCAACCCAGAACCAAGCATACCTAAAACCTCTATCTCGCGTGGTGTCAAGGTTTGTACAGGATTCGCCACCACTTTTTCCCGGATAGACAGTAATTCTACAGCATCCGGGTGCAGCACCAGCAAACCAAAAGCGATCGCCTCCACAGCAGCAACAATTTCTGATTCTGTGCTAGTACTGGGCAATATCCCCCGGATACCAGAACGTAACCCCGTCTCTAAGTCGATGCTGTCGAGTTCTTCAACAATTACGATCGTTGCCAATGGATATTGCTGTTCTTGAATAAGTAGCAATTTTTCCCACACCGATTGTTGAAGATTCCCACTCAAATCTACCAGCACCACATCTGGTTGTAATTGCCCAACTTCCCTAGCCAATACATCCAAATCGGATGCACTCCCCACAACCGTCAGCCGAGGATTGGTAGCCACCACAGCTGATAACCCTGCCCGCACTACAGGGGAAGTGGCAACTACCATCACTCGGATCATGTCGCCTCCACAGCAGTTTTACCAGACTGCACGTCAACATAAATTACGAATTGCTTCCCACCGCGTAGGAGTTGTAGCGGCACAGATCCTTTACTGTCATGGAGATATTTAGTTAAATCATTCATGCTAGTAAGTAATCGCCCCGAAACTCCAATTAAAACATCGCCGATTTGTACACCAGCAATTTCTGCCGCACTGTTAGGTAAGATTGAAAGCACCAATAAACCCAAGCTACGCCTACTTAAAAGCACAGGTTGCAGTGTAACTCCCAGTTGCGGACGACTATTTCCCTGTAAAAAACGCTCAACGGTGTTGCTGGGAACTGCCACAGCCAAACCATTAACAATCATCGTATTAATTCCCACGACTCGGCCTTGACAATCGGCAAGTGGCCCCCCAGAGTTTCCAGGATATAGCTGCAAATCAGCCATAACAGCTCGTGGATTATTTGCATGAATAATTCCAGTTGTCACAGCACCACTGTCAGCAAAGGGATTACCCACCGCTAAAACTAATTCACCCACTCGTAGCGCCTCAGAATTACCAATAGTTGCAGCAGTTAAATTAGTGGCGACAATTTTCAGGGCTGCTAAATCCTGCTGTGGATCAAATTGTGTACGCACTGCATCAAATACCCTTCCGTCTGCCAATTCCACAGTTGCGCGGTTGCTGGTTGCAACATGGGCATTAGTAATAATTAGTCCGTCAGCTTGCCAAATTACACCGGAACCCACTCCTAGAGAGCCGCTTTTCACTTTGACAGTGCGTAGGCGTAGTTTAGCAGCTACCTCTGTTAATTCAGCAGCGATGTTAGTTAATGTTGTGTTTGCCATGTTATACAATGTTTCCCCATGTCAAAGTAGAATCTGTTGGCTGACAATAGTTTTTAGTCGGGTTGGGATAATTGAGAATGCTGCAAGATATCAGTCAACCCAACTTTAGAAAGAAAATTCTGACAGTTCCGAGTTCAGAGGCTCAACGTTCGTGTAAAAAGGTGGAAGTTCCGAGTTCAGAGGCTCAACGTTCGAGTAAAAAGGTGGAAGTTCCGAGTTCAGAGGCTCAACGTTTGAGTAAAAAGGTGGAAGTTTCGAGTTCAGAGGCTCAACGTCCGAGTAAAAAGGTTGAAGTTCCGAGTTCAGAAGCTCAACGTTCGAGCAAAAAGGATAAATCTTGACACAGCTAGTTAAACCTATCCCAAATTGGATTATTCTTCCTTAGTAGGTCGTTCGCCAACTGCGATCGCTAACTCAACTAACACTCCACCCCGGACAACTTGCACTTTGACAGTTTTACCAATGCGATCGCTACTATTGAGCAGCGCCAGTACATCACCTGTATCGCCCACAGTTACGCCATCGAACGTTACCAAAACATCGCCAAGCAGCACACCTGCATTGTCAGCAGGCCCAGAAGACTCAACATTAACAACAATTACCCCAGTTGCAGAACTTAAATTAAGAGCAGTTTTCAGGTTATTTGGTAAACGTACAGGTTGCATTCCCACACCCAAGTAGCCTTTTGAAATGCGTCCTTTTGCTACTAATTGGTCAACCACGCGATCGACTGTAGCAGTGGGAATAGTTAGAGCAGTACCACGCCGCCCCGATGTATTCATGCCTACAACAAAACCAGCAGCATCTACGAGCGGCCCACCTGCAAAGCCAGAGTAAAGGGTGATGTCTGGGCGGATGAATTGGTCAATATTCCCGCCACTCATACTCCGCCAAGCACCGCTAACTACACTCACCGCACCCATCGCCGCCCTTAAGTCACCTTCGCTACCTCTTGCCAGTCCTAACACGAGATGACCAACTTTAAGCGTTTTGGCATCGCCAACTTTTGCCACAGGAATTTCTACATTTTCTAGCTTAAAAACAGCGATATCAGTGCTAGAGTCATGACCAATGAGCTTTACTGGTGCAGTACTACCATTTGATAGAGTGATAGTGATGTCGTCATAGCGCTGGAGTGACTCATCAGAGGTAACAATGATGCCATTACGCCAGTGAATGCCACTTGGGGAAACACGAGTACCCGCATTTACAGCAACCACAGCACTTCCAGCTTGTTCTACGGTATCAGCTAAACTGTTTGATAAAGCCAGTAATGAAGACATAAGATTTTTGTGCAAACGTTCTTAGATGTTTATATCGTGCTGTTTTACCAACCCAGATGACATCGGAAAAATGGGGAGAATTCATCCTAGAAAAATGGCTAGTGCCCCTTTGGGGAAGTCAAAAGTTGACCCTGAGCGCAGTCGAAGGGTCAAAAGTCAAAAGTCAAATTCTTAACCCAAGCGTATTGCTTCCTGAAAGGGAAAATCTCAGTCCACTTGAGTGGACTTTAGCTATTAGCCTTGGAATAAATTCCAAGGCGGGATATCGGTCAGCACGACACTTTGACTTTTACAAAAATGTGGGCAAAATATCACGAACACCAAACGTATTGCATTCTAAGCTGAAATAGCAATGAAATGGCAGATAAACAAATGCACACCCAATCAAGAAAAATCAACTTGCTGACTCCATCTAGAGAATTACCTCTAT
It includes:
- a CDS encoding glycosyltransferase family 4 protein, which produces MNILMLSSTFPYPPTRGGTQVRTFNLLKYLSQRHSITLVTQREGDVTDAEVAGLRNCVDHLAIFERPPDSQTTGILKKIQRFGKFLQQGTPPSVLNRYSVEMQTWVDNWVEAGKCDVITCEHSVNEIYVRAHFPKQLKTIVNIHSSVYATCRNQLATGISENSLRDKINLPLLRRYEQNYCAKFSAIVATTEEDKIQLQEFNPNSEITVIPNGVDLVSFPNRTTDPGGHRLIFIGAMDNLANIDSVCFFSNEVLPEIQKLYQDTTFDIVGSHPVPEVLALDQKPGINVIGRVPSMVEYLHQATICVVPMRTGFGIKNKTLEAMAAGVPIVASDRGLEGLAVDSAGHPLRALRANKSAEYVTAISQLFEHPHLRSQLSHNGRQLVETEFTWDIAGKSYEQVCLKRD
- a CDS encoding response regulator transcription factor, translating into MIRVMVVATSPVVRAGLSAVVATNPRLTVVGSASDLDVLAREVGQLQPDVVLVDLSGNLQQSVWEKLLLIQEQQYPLATIVIVEELDSIDLETGLRSGIRGILPSTSTESEIVAAVEAIAFGLLVLHPDAVELLSIREKVVANPVQTLTPREIEVLGMLGSGLGNKAIAKSLHISEHTVKFHLSSIFQKLSVSSRTEAVAVGVRLGLIML
- a CDS encoding S1C family serine protease, whose translation is MANTTLTNIAAELTEVAAKLRLRTVKVKSGSLGVGSGVIWQADGLIITNAHVATSNRATVELADGRVFDAVRTQFDPQQDLAALKIVATNLTAATIGNSEALRVGELVLAVGNPFADSGAVTTGIIHANNPRAVMADLQLYPGNSGGPLADCQGRVVGINTMIVNGLAVAVPSNTVERFLQGNSRPQLGVTLQPVLLSRRSLGLLVLSILPNSAAEIAGVQIGDVLIGVSGRLLTSMNDLTKYLHDSKGSVPLQLLRGGKQFVIYVDVQSGKTAVEAT
- a CDS encoding S1C family serine protease, which produces MSSLLALSNSLADTVEQAGSAVVAVNAGTRVSPSGIHWRNGIIVTSDESLQRYDDITITLSNGSTAPVKLIGHDSSTDIAVFKLENVEIPVAKVGDAKTLKVGHLVLGLARGSEGDLRAAMGAVSVVSGAWRSMSGGNIDQFIRPDITLYSGFAGGPLVDAAGFVVGMNTSGRRGTALTIPTATVDRVVDQLVAKGRISKGYLGVGMQPVRLPNNLKTALNLSSATGVIVVNVESSGPADNAGVLLGDVLVTFDGVTVGDTGDVLALLNSSDRIGKTVKVQVVRGGVLVELAIAVGERPTKEE